In Effusibacillus pohliae DSM 22757, the sequence ACTGACCGAATTTTTACCGGTCTCGTCGACGGGCCATTTGATTTTAACGGGAGACCTGCTGCATTTTGAAGGACCGAAAGCCGCGACGTTTGAAATCGTGATTCAGTTGGGGGCGATCCTGGCGGTCGCCGTGCTGTACTGGCGGCGGATTCTGCAACTGCTGGGATTGCGGCGCGACCGTTCCCGGTTCCGCTCGCAACTCAACCTGCTGCACGTGCTGCTGGCGATCCTGCCGGCGATGATCTTGGGGCTTTTGTTCCACAAAGCGATCAAAACCTATCTGTTCTCGCCAAAGACGGTGCTGATCGGGCTGGTGGCCGGCGGGATTTTCATGATTGCAGCGGAAAAATGGCAGCGGCGCGTGCGGGCGCGGGAGATCGACGATCTCAGCTATGGCCAGGCGTTTTCCATAGGACTCGCACAATGTTTGGCGCTGTGGCCCGGATTTTCCCGCTCCGGCGCGACGATCGCCGGCGGTTTGCTGACGGGGGCGAGCCACAAGGCGGCGGCCGATTTTTCCTTTTTGATCGCAATTCCGATGATGGTGGCCGCGAGCGGCTATGACCTGCTGAAAAGTTACAAGGATCTGTCGATTGCCGATCTCGATTTTTTTGCGATCGGGTTCGCCGTCTCGTTTCTCGTTGCGCTGCTGGCTGTCGTTTCGTTTCTGAAACTGCTGGAACGGGTCAAGTTAACCCCGTTCGCCTATTACCGGTTCCTGGCAGCCGCTTTGTTCTGGATATTCGTGCTTCGCTAAAAAAAGACTGTTGAGTGGGCTCAACAGTCCAGATGCCTGGATGGGTCATTGACTTACTTGTTGTTCATGCGGATGCGGAAAAAGATGATTTTCATCCGTCTGGTCAGGTAGATGAGAACGGACAATCCGGTCAGGCCGCTGATCAGCAGCAGCCAATTCTTCAATGAACCGAGTGCGGCGAGCCATTTGGCCGCCAGACTCGGTTCCGCGATGTCCACCGCCAACGGAGAGGGAACGAGCGGCGCCATCACGCTGGCGGCCGTTTGGCCGACTCCCAAATGGAACAGAACGACGGTCGCGACGGCCGCGATCACGCCGTGAATAAACCGCGCGACGATATAGGGAGTAAAACGGATGTCGGTGCCAGTCAGAACGGAGGCGATCTGCGCATGCACCGACAGTCCGCTCCACGCGATGATAAAGGAAATGATCAATAATTGTTGGATCAGCGGAGCGTGCGCGGCGGCAGTCTGGGCCGAACCGATGTCGATTTCAACGATCCCTGCCAAAAACGGGTTGACCAGCGAACTGTCAATCCCGATCAGCTTGAACAGGCCGACCAGCGGCAGGGCGAGCAGCGGAATCACGCCGGCGACCGTCAACACTTTGATCACCACGGCGAAGAACATGATAAAGCCGCAGATCATCAGCGACGTTTTGATGGAGTCATTGATCGCGTCGCCTAACAGTTTCCCCAATGAGCGGCCGTCCTCGGCGCGGGCACGGATCATTTCCCGGTAGGCGCGGGCAAACAGATTGCCGCGGATTGGCTGCAGCCGGGTGTCCTGTTCCACATGCTCCTGGTCGCGTCCGTAGAGTTTGTACAAAATGCCGACGCAAAATGCTCCGATATAGTGAGCGATTGCCAGCAGCATGCCGATCCCGGGGTTGCGCAACATACCGACCGCGACTGCGCCAAACATAAACAACGGATCGGCGGTGTTGGTGAACGCCAGCAGCCGTTCCCCCTCGACGCGGCTGCACATTTTATTTTTGCGAAACTTGGCGGTGATCACCGCATCCATCGGGTAGCCGGCCGCCAGCCCCATTGACAGGGCAAACGCTCCGACACCCGGCACGCTGAACAGCGGCCGCATCAGCGGTTCCAGCAGGATGCCCAGTGCGTGTACGACACCAACGCCAAGCATGATCTCCGACAGGATAAAAAACGGCAGCAGCGCAGGGAAGACAGAATCCCAAAACAGTTTCATTCCCGTCACGCTGGCTTCAAACGCCTGCTCTGGATAGAGAACGAGCGAAAGCGTGAGAAACACGACGACAAGCGCCAATAGTGTTGTCGCAGAGCGTTTCGGTGATCCAGGCATAAGCACAACTCCTTTTCTGTTTCATAGCGTGATCCGGCAGCTTTGCTGCCGTGACACGACTTGTGCCATTTTGGTGCATAGCGTGATCCGGCAGCTTTGCTGCCGTGACACGACTTGTGCCATTTTGGTGCATAGCGTGATCCGGCAGCAATGCTCCCCCCACCAAAGTGACAAGCACTTTGGCGGGAACCCATAATGCCGTGACACGACTTGTACCCCGTGGGTGCATGAGCGCAGGACTACCTATTCCGTAAATTCATATTCGGCTTGGGCTTGTTTATTCTTCCTTCTTGTGGTGGAATGTTGATAAAGCGGAAGGAGGCGTCACAATATGGAAAAATTGACCCTGTCCGCCATGCAGCAGGAGGTGGACGAGTATATCTCGCAGTTTAAAGAGGGTTATTTTCCGCCGATGAGCCTGATCGTCCGGCTGACGGAAGAACTGGGCGAGCTGGCGCGAGAGGTCAGCCATCGGTTTGGCGAGAAAAAGAAAAAGGCGACGGAAGCGAACGGCAGCATCGCAGAGGAAATCGGAGATGTGCTGTATTGCCTGACGTGCCTGGCGAATTCGCTCGACATCGACCTGGAACAGGCGCACCGGGCGGTCATGCACAAGTTTCGGACGCGGGACGCCGACCGGTGGACTCGCAAAGATGATTGACAAGCAAAATTTTGCGGGAGAGTGTACATATGACAGAATCGAACGGAAAAATTCGCGTGGTAGTGGTTGGCGCCAAGGGCCGCATGGGCAGAGAAGTGGTGAAGACGGTGCTGAACGATCCGCAGCTAGAGCTGGCCGGCGCCGTTGATCGCACACTGCATCAAGTGGACGTTGGCAGCGTGCTGGGGCTGGGTGACATCGGAGTTCCGTTTGCAAACCGGTTGGGCGAATGTCTGGTGCAATCGAACGCCGATGTCATGATCGACTTTACCAATCCGGCCGCCGTTCGCGACAATGTGTACACGGCGCTTGAGTACGGAGTGCGACCTGTTGTCGGCACGACGGGCATGTCGCAGGATGATTTGCTGGCGTGGGACCGGATTCTACGGGAAAAAGGGATCGGCGGCATCGTGGCACCCAATTTTGCGATTGGCGCCATCCTGATGATGAAGTTTGCGGCGATGGCGGCCCGCTATCTGCCGCATGTGGAAATTATCGAGTTGCACCATGATCAAAAGTTGGACGCTCCTTCCGGCACCGCGCTGAAGACGGCGGAGATGATCGCTGCCGAGCGGCAAAGCGTGCGGCAGGGACATCCGGACGAGGAAGAAAAGCTGGCCGGGGCGCGCGGGGCCGATTTTGACGGCATGCGGATCCATTCGGTACGGCTGCCGGGCTATGTGGCCCATCAGGAAGTGATTTTCGGCGGGGTCGGTCAAACATTGACGATCCGCCACGATTCGATCAGCCGCGAGTCGTTTATGCCGGGCGTCGCGCTGGCGGCCAAAAAAGTGATGGAATTGACCGGTCTCGTCTACGGCCTGGAACATCTGATGTTTTGACCGGCGGGGGAGGAGTAACGTGAATATCGCGTTGATTGCGCACGACCGCAAGAAAGAGACGTTGGTCAATTTCGTGGTGGCATACCGCCATATTTTTGCAAAAGCGAATCTGTTCGCCACCGGCACCACCGGCGGCCGGATTCAGGAGGCGACGGGCCTGCGGGTGCACCGGTTTCAGTCGGGGCCGCTGGGGGGCGACCAGCAGATCGGTGCGATGATTGCGGAAAACCGGATGGATCTGGTGATCTTCTTCCGCGATCCGCTGATGGCCCAGCCGCACGAGCCGGATATTATCGCCTTGCTGCGGCTGTGTGACGTGCATAACATTCCGGTGGCGACCAACATGGCGACCGCCGAGATTCTGGTGAAAGCGTTGGATCGCGGCGATTTTGCATGGCGGGAAACGGTTCACGGCGAGTGACGGACAGCCGCTTTGACGCGGCGCTGCAGGTGTTGGCCGAGTTGGAGCGGGCAGGCTATCAGGCGTATCTGGTCGGCGGCTGCGTGCGGGACATGCTGTTGGGGAAGCGGCCGGAGGATTATGACGTGGCGACAGACGCGTTGCCAGACGAGGTGCAAAATCTGTTTCCGCGCACGGTGCCGACCGGCATCCGGCACGGGACGGTCAGCGTGCTGATCGGTGGCGAGCGGATCGAAGTGACCACATTCCGGACGGAAGGGGCGTATTTGGACGCTCGCCGGCCGAGCGAAGTGCGGTTTGTCCGTTCGTTGGAGCAGGATCTGGCGCGCCGCGATTTTACGGTGAATGCGATGGCGATGGACCGCCGCGGCCACCTGCAGGATCCGTTTGACGGCCGACGCGATCTGCGGGAGAAGCGGATTCGGGCGGTCGGCGAGGCGGATGAACGGTTCCGTGAAGATGCGCTGCGGATGCTAAGAGCGATCCGGTTTGCAGCAGCGCTGCGGGCGCAGATCGAGGAACGGACATGGCAGGCGATCCGACGGCATGCGGGGCTAATGACGGAGATCGCCCGCGAGCGGATTCGGGACGAATGGAACAAGATGCTGCGGGCCGATCTATCGATCAGTATCAACTATCTCGCTGCATCTGGCCTGCTGCCGATCGTATTCCCCGACATTTCACCCCGCAAAGTGAAGGCAAGCTTCGCACCTCATCAAGGCGGCGAAGCCGCCAGGTCGCGCTATGTAGGGACCCAGGATTTTGTGGCTGAGAGGTGGCGGCAGGCGGCCGATTTTGCCAACCGCTTGCCGGATAAATCGGACTTGCGGCAGGCGGCCCTGTTTTGGCAGCTGGGGGTCGATGAAGCGACGGTGCAGGCCAGTTTGCGGCGTCTGCGCCAACCGAACTCGTTCGTGCGGTCGGTCGCTGCGATTTTGCGGGCGATCCCTGACTCGGATCCGCTTACCTGGACCGCGGAAACGTGGCGCGGCTACTTGTACCGCCACGGCAAACAGGCGGCGATCGATGCGATGCGGATATTAGGCGAGGCAAGTGAGGCGGATAACGGGAAAATCGGCCGCCTGCTGGACAAAGCAATCGAACGGCAGCCGATCTGGTCGGTTCGCGATCTGGCTGTGGACGGCCAGGATCTGATTCGCGAGCTGCAGATTCCGCCGGGGCCGTTGGTGGGGCAAATTTTGACGGAGCTGACAGAATGGACGTTGCAGCATCCGGCTTGCAACAACCGGCAACATCTGTTGGCTGCCGCACGGGTGCTGTACCAGCATTGGAAAAACGGTTCGCAGAAGGTATGAGACGATGAAAGAACAGATTTTGAAACTGTTGCGGGATAATCAGGACCGATATATTTCCGGCGAGGAAATCTGCCAGCATTTCAACGTGTCGCGCACCGCCATCTGGAAACATGTGAAAGACCTGCAGGAAGCAGGGTATGAAATCGACGCGGTGCGCAACAAAGGCTATCGCCTGCTGTCGATTCCGGACGTCGTGCTGGCGGCCGAAATCCGGGCGGGGCTGCAGACGAAACGGATGGGGCAGCACGTGGTCGATTTGCAGACGATCGATTCGACGAACGTGCTGGCGGCCAAGTTGGCGGAAGCAGGAGAGCCGGAAGGGACGCTGGTGATCGCCGATCGGCAGACAGGCGGCAAGGGGCGGCGCGGCAAGCCATGGTTTTCGCCGCCTGGCACCGGCATCTGGATGAGCCTGATCCTGCGGCCGAAATTGCCGATGGCGCACGCCCCGCAGCTCACCTTGGTGGCGGCTGTCGCCGTCAGCCAGGCGCTGACGGAAGCGACCGGCCGGAAAGCGGGGATCAAGTGGCCGAACGACATTTTTTTCGATGACAGGAAATGCTGCGGCATCCTGACCGAGATGAACATGGAGTCGGAAGAGATCAACCATGTGATTTTGGGAATCGGCATCAACGTCAATCAGACGGAGAGTGACTTCCCGGATGAGTTGCGAAGCATCGCCACATCGTTGCGCATCGTCACCGGGAATCACATGCGCCGGGCACCGTTGGTGCAGCGGATTCTCGAACGGTTCGAGGGATTGTACGACCAATACGTCGAACACGGCACGTTTGCCCCGATTCGCGAACAATGGAAGCGGCAGAGCATCACGCTCGGCCGGTATGTGTCGGCTCATACGCCGCGCGGGATTCTGACCGGGTTGGCGGTGGATATCGACGAGATGGGCGCCCTGATTCTGCAAAATCAGGACGGCCTGCAAAAAGTCTACTCGGCCGATATTCAGATGTCGTAAAATACTATACAAACCACCCGGTTTCCGGTTATACTGCAAGTGGAGGCGGTATCCATTTTGGAACTGTACTCCGGATTCCGAATTTGCAATTTGATAATAATAGGAATTGGAAATCTGCTCTGAGCCGTCAGCGGACCGAGACAGAGGTTCTTGCGTGAACATTCGTAAACCTTTTCGTGCTGCTGCGCGAAAAGGTTTTTTTATCCGCTGGAACGCCGGGGCTCCGGAAGGGAGAATCGGGAATGACGGAAAATGGCCGAACAAAAATGACGACCGTCAAGCTACAGGAGATGAAAGCAAATAAGCGGCGGATTTCGATGGTGACGGCGTATGACTATCCGACCGCCAGGGTGGTGGAAGAGGCGGGTGTCGACCTGATTTTGGTCGGGGATTCGCTCGGTATGGTCGTGTTGGGGCACGAAACGACGCTGCCGGTGACGATCGATGACATGGTGCACCATACAAAAGCGGTGAAGCGAGGCGCTCCCAATACGTTTGTGGTGGCTGACATGCCGTTTCTCTCCGCCCATGTCTCCATCGCCGAGACGGTCCGCAACGCCGGGTGCCTGATTCAGGAAGCGGGCGCTGATGCGGTGAAGCTCGAGGGCGGTCGCGAGATGCTGGAGGAGATTCGTGCACTGCTCAAGGCCAACATCCCGGTAATGGGCCACTTGGGGCTAACGCCGCAGGCGGTCAACCGGCTGGGCGGCTTCAAATTGCAGGGGAAAGATGCGGAGAGCGCCAAGCGGATTTTGCATGATGCGATCCTTTTGCAGGAAGCCGGTTGTTTCGCCATCGTCCTCGAACTGGTGCCGGCCCCGCTCGCTGAGATGATCTCGGAGCGGCTTTCCATTCCGACGATCGGGATTGGCGCCGGTGCGGGATGTGACGGACAGGTGCTGGTGATTCACGATCTGCTCGGCATCACGAATCAGTACATACCGAGGTTTGTCAAACAATATGCCGGATTGTACGAGACGATGGTCGATGCGGTCAGAACCTATGCGCAAGAGGTGCGCGAGGGAACGTTCCCGGGGCCGGACCACCAGTTTGGCATGAAAGAAGAAGTGATCGCCGCCTTGAAAAGGGAGCTGCAGCCATGAAAATTATCCATACGATTCGAGAGATACGCGAGTATGTTAGGGAACAACGGACGCTTGGCAAAACGGTGGGATTGGTGCCGACGATGGGATCGCTGCACGATGGCCATCTGTCGCTCGCCCGGCAGGCGAAAGCGGAATGTGATGTGGCTGTCATGAGCATTTTCGTCAATCCGTTGCAATTCGGGCCGTCGGAAGATTATGACCGCTACCCGCGCAATCTGGAAGGAGATGCGAGGTTGGCGGAAACGGCCGGGGTCGATGCAATTTTCGCTCCGCCCGTGCACGAGATGTACCCGCAACCGCAGATGACGTTTGTCGATGTGGAAGGGCTGACGGAAAATCTGTGCGGTGCGTCGCGGCCGGGCCATTTTCGCGGCGTGGCGACGGTGGTCACGAAGCTGTTCAATATCGTGCAGCCGGACAAGGCGTTCTTTGGGCAAAAAGACGCGCAACAGGTGCGCGTGATTGAACAGATGGTGCAGGATCTGAACATTCCGGTGCAAATCGTGCCTTGTCCGATCGTCCGGGAAGCGGACGGTCTGGCGATGAGTTCGCGCAACGTCTATTTGTCACCGGAGGAGAGGCGGCAGGCGCTGGCGATCTATCGCGCCTTGCAGGCGGCGGAAGCGATGTTCGGCGCAGGGGAACGCTCCGCTGACGCCATTCGGGAACAGGTCCGATCGATCATCGAAGCGGAACCGCTGGCAGAAGTCGATTACATCAAAATCGTCGATCTGCAGACGCTATCCGATACCAGCCTGATCGACCGCGACTGCTTGCTGGCAGTGGCCGTCCGGTTCGGCGGAACCCGTCTGATTGACAATGTGATCTTGCGTCCGTAACACCCAAAGGGGACAAGTTACGCAAGGGGGAGTCGTCCATGTACAGAATGATGATGAAATCGAAACTGCATCGTGCCACGGTGACGGAAGCGAACTTGAACTATGTCGGTTCGATTACGATCGACCAGGACCTGATGGAGGCGGCCGACATCCTGGAGAATGAAAAAGTGCAGATCGTCAACAACAACAACGGCGCCCGGTTTGAAACGTATGTGATCGCCGGGCCGCGCGGTTCGGGCACGATCTGCCTGAATGGCGCGGCTGCTCGCTTGGTGCAGCCGGGCGACACGGTGATCATCATCTCGTATGCGATGCTGGAAGAAGCGGAAGCTCGCAAGCACCAGCCGGTCGTCGTGCTGCTCAACCCGGACAACACGATCCAGGACCTGATTCGGGAAACGCACGGTGCAACTGCCACCGTTTGAACAAGTCACCGCCCTCGCCCCGCGCCTGTTCAGCAGCAAATGAAGCAGAATCGCAGACACTGAAATGGCCAGAGGCGGGTGGACATCGATCCGGATGGGGGAAGAACCGACTCGCGAATCTAGTGGTTTCCACAGTGACAGCCGGGGCGAACCAGCCGAGCCGCACTCGCAGGAGTGCGGCTTTTTGATCACGGATGATCAACTCGGCGTTGCCTGCACGGACGCAGGCGCTTTTAGCCGAGTTTCCGTATAGAAAAAGGGAGTTGCTGCAAACTAACGGCAGAGTGAAGGAGGCGGAGGATGCGCATGTTTGATAAGCCGTTTGAGCAGTTGTTTCGGGCGCTGCAACGGATCGAGCAACAGTTGATGACGGCCGGTCCGGACGAAAAGCGGATTTTGCGGGAAGAACTGATCGCCCTCCGCTCCGTTTGCGACCGGTTTGTGGAAAAATGGTTGTCGTTCGAAGAAAAAATCGCCGCGCTGTCGGAGTTTTTCGGACTGGACATCGACGTGTTCGAAACACCGAAACCCCAAGCGCCGCCATTGCCCACCAAACAGGCGGATATGCAGCCGGTTCCCGTGCTGCCGAAACCGGATGAGGAGCAGATGATCCGCTCGTTTCGCAAGGGGCTCGGCTATTTTGATCTGTTGATGTTCCCGGATGCGATTCGCGAACTGGAACGGGTTGTCGAGTTGGACCAACAGTTTACGGTCGCCCGCTTGTATTTGGCGTTCGGGTATGTGGGCAAACGGGAGTACGACAAGGCGAAACAGCATTTGAACCGGGTGGCGGCGGAGGCGAACGACCCGTTCTTGCTGGCGGCTGTTCATCATACGTACGGCCATCTGTACGCGGAGAACGGGGATTTTGCCAGGGCGGCCGAAGAGTTTAAACAGGCGGCCGAATCGATGCAGGATCTGCGGGATGTGTTTTTTAACCTGGGAGTCTGCCAGTACAACCAAAAACAATATCACGACGCGCTCGCCTCGTTTCTTGTCGCATTGGAGCAGAATCCGGACGACTGGGAGGCGGAACGGATCGTCTCCCTGCTTTGGCAGAAGCTGGGCTCACCGGACAAAGCGTATGAACATATCGAGAAGGCATATAAGCTGAACTCATCGAATTGCGACATCCTGGTACAGTTCGCGGACCTTGCGTTGCAGCGGGGACAATACGACCTGGCCCGTGCGTTGTATAACAAAGCTCGCGCATTTTATCCCGCAGCGGCCCGTCCGTTCGG encodes:
- the bacA gene encoding undecaprenyl-diphosphate phosphatase; protein product: MHDYWIAVIQGIVEGLTEFLPVSSTGHLILTGDLLHFEGPKAATFEIVIQLGAILAVAVLYWRRILQLLGLRRDRSRFRSQLNLLHVLLAILPAMILGLLFHKAIKTYLFSPKTVLIGLVAGGIFMIAAEKWQRRVRAREIDDLSYGQAFSIGLAQCLALWPGFSRSGATIAGGLLTGASHKAAADFSFLIAIPMMVAASGYDLLKSYKDLSIADLDFFAIGFAVSFLVALLAVVSFLKLLERVKLTPFAYYRFLAAALFWIFVLR
- the ylbJ gene encoding sporulation integral membrane protein YlbJ; amino-acid sequence: MPGSPKRSATTLLALVVVFLTLSLVLYPEQAFEASVTGMKLFWDSVFPALLPFFILSEIMLGVGVVHALGILLEPLMRPLFSVPGVGAFALSMGLAAGYPMDAVITAKFRKNKMCSRVEGERLLAFTNTADPLFMFGAVAVGMLRNPGIGMLLAIAHYIGAFCVGILYKLYGRDQEHVEQDTRLQPIRGNLFARAYREMIRARAEDGRSLGKLLGDAINDSIKTSLMICGFIMFFAVVIKVLTVAGVIPLLALPLVGLFKLIGIDSSLVNPFLAGIVEIDIGSAQTAAAHAPLIQQLLIISFIIAWSGLSVHAQIASVLTGTDIRFTPYIVARFIHGVIAAVATVVLFHLGVGQTAASVMAPLVPSPLAVDIAEPSLAAKWLAALGSLKNWLLLISGLTGLSVLIYLTRRMKIIFFRIRMNNK
- a CDS encoding nucleotide pyrophosphohydrolase, with the translated sequence MEKLTLSAMQQEVDEYISQFKEGYFPPMSLIVRLTEELGELAREVSHRFGEKKKKATEANGSIAEEIGDVLYCLTCLANSLDIDLEQAHRAVMHKFRTRDADRWTRKDD
- the dapB gene encoding 4-hydroxy-tetrahydrodipicolinate reductase, which encodes MTESNGKIRVVVVGAKGRMGREVVKTVLNDPQLELAGAVDRTLHQVDVGSVLGLGDIGVPFANRLGECLVQSNADVMIDFTNPAAVRDNVYTALEYGVRPVVGTTGMSQDDLLAWDRILREKGIGGIVAPNFAIGAILMMKFAAMAARYLPHVEIIELHHDQKLDAPSGTALKTAEMIAAERQSVRQGHPDEEEKLAGARGADFDGMRIHSVRLPGYVAHQEVIFGGVGQTLTIRHDSISRESFMPGVALAAKKVMELTGLVYGLEHLMF
- the mgsA gene encoding methylglyoxal synthase → MNIALIAHDRKKETLVNFVVAYRHIFAKANLFATGTTGGRIQEATGLRVHRFQSGPLGGDQQIGAMIAENRMDLVIFFRDPLMAQPHEPDIIALLRLCDVHNIPVATNMATAEILVKALDRGDFAWRETVHGE
- a CDS encoding CCA tRNA nucleotidyltransferase, producing MAGNGSRRVTDSRFDAALQVLAELERAGYQAYLVGGCVRDMLLGKRPEDYDVATDALPDEVQNLFPRTVPTGIRHGTVSVLIGGERIEVTTFRTEGAYLDARRPSEVRFVRSLEQDLARRDFTVNAMAMDRRGHLQDPFDGRRDLREKRIRAVGEADERFREDALRMLRAIRFAAALRAQIEERTWQAIRRHAGLMTEIARERIRDEWNKMLRADLSISINYLAASGLLPIVFPDISPRKVKASFAPHQGGEAARSRYVGTQDFVAERWRQAADFANRLPDKSDLRQAALFWQLGVDEATVQASLRRLRQPNSFVRSVAAILRAIPDSDPLTWTAETWRGYLYRHGKQAAIDAMRILGEASEADNGKIGRLLDKAIERQPIWSVRDLAVDGQDLIRELQIPPGPLVGQILTELTEWTLQHPACNNRQHLLAAARVLYQHWKNGSQKV
- a CDS encoding biotin--[acetyl-CoA-carboxylase] ligase; translation: MKEQILKLLRDNQDRYISGEEICQHFNVSRTAIWKHVKDLQEAGYEIDAVRNKGYRLLSIPDVVLAAEIRAGLQTKRMGQHVVDLQTIDSTNVLAAKLAEAGEPEGTLVIADRQTGGKGRRGKPWFSPPGTGIWMSLILRPKLPMAHAPQLTLVAAVAVSQALTEATGRKAGIKWPNDIFFDDRKCCGILTEMNMESEEINHVILGIGINVNQTESDFPDELRSIATSLRIVTGNHMRRAPLVQRILERFEGLYDQYVEHGTFAPIREQWKRQSITLGRYVSAHTPRGILTGLAVDIDEMGALILQNQDGLQKVYSADIQMS
- the panB gene encoding 3-methyl-2-oxobutanoate hydroxymethyltransferase gives rise to the protein MTENGRTKMTTVKLQEMKANKRRISMVTAYDYPTARVVEEAGVDLILVGDSLGMVVLGHETTLPVTIDDMVHHTKAVKRGAPNTFVVADMPFLSAHVSIAETVRNAGCLIQEAGADAVKLEGGREMLEEIRALLKANIPVMGHLGLTPQAVNRLGGFKLQGKDAESAKRILHDAILLQEAGCFAIVLELVPAPLAEMISERLSIPTIGIGAGAGCDGQVLVIHDLLGITNQYIPRFVKQYAGLYETMVDAVRTYAQEVREGTFPGPDHQFGMKEEVIAALKRELQP
- the panC gene encoding pantoate--beta-alanine ligase, which translates into the protein MKIIHTIREIREYVREQRTLGKTVGLVPTMGSLHDGHLSLARQAKAECDVAVMSIFVNPLQFGPSEDYDRYPRNLEGDARLAETAGVDAIFAPPVHEMYPQPQMTFVDVEGLTENLCGASRPGHFRGVATVVTKLFNIVQPDKAFFGQKDAQQVRVIEQMVQDLNIPVQIVPCPIVREADGLAMSSRNVYLSPEERRQALAIYRALQAAEAMFGAGERSADAIREQVRSIIEAEPLAEVDYIKIVDLQTLSDTSLIDRDCLLAVAVRFGGTRLIDNVILRP
- the panD gene encoding aspartate 1-decarboxylase — its product is MYRMMMKSKLHRATVTEANLNYVGSITIDQDLMEAADILENEKVQIVNNNNGARFETYVIAGPRGSGTICLNGAAARLVQPGDTVIIISYAMLEEAEARKHQPVVVLLNPDNTIQDLIRETHGATATV
- a CDS encoding tetratricopeptide repeat protein, with the protein product MRMFDKPFEQLFRALQRIEQQLMTAGPDEKRILREELIALRSVCDRFVEKWLSFEEKIAALSEFFGLDIDVFETPKPQAPPLPTKQADMQPVPVLPKPDEEQMIRSFRKGLGYFDLLMFPDAIRELERVVELDQQFTVARLYLAFGYVGKREYDKAKQHLNRVAAEANDPFLLAAVHHTYGHLYAENGDFARAAEEFKQAAESMQDLRDVFFNLGVCQYNQKQYHDALASFLVALEQNPDDWEAERIVSLLWQKLGSPDKAYEHIEKAYKLNSSNCDILVQFADLALQRGQYDLARALYNKARAFYPAAARPFGGLGWLAMREAEFGQAMLYFKKQLTLAPSDLQAKLNLGWAALLGGDIDKADEVFALLLAEIPDSASVKIGMARVLQMRNKQEEAHRLLQSVVQLNDPQDRLLGHMQIGRLALEQGNYAAAIEQFAQALQLDGNCIEGWFYKALAHTGLGETDAADQCWQRCRQATAKRMEASV